One window from the genome of Cryptomeria japonica chromosome 6, Sugi_1.0, whole genome shotgun sequence encodes:
- the LOC131876519 gene encoding uncharacterized protein LOC131876519, which translates to RSGGVYIPPFKLAQMMKDVEDKSNVEYQRMTWDALRKSINGLVNKVNASNIKNIIPELFAENLIRGRGLFCRSCMKSQMTSPGFIDVFAALVVVVNTKFPKVGNLLLRRIILQLKRAYKHNEKHMLITTAKFIAHLVNQQVAHEIIALELLTLLLENPTDDSVEVVVGFVKECGSLLQDLSPKGLYGIFERFRGILHEGEINKRVQFLIEALFAIRKAKFKGRPAVRPDQLTHEVFLEDELDQEVGLDVFKPDPNFLEHEATYEKLKKDILGDASSDKAEGENDSGDDSDDDDDDDDEEGEEALRIQDETETNLVNLRCSIYLTIMSSADFEEAGHKLLKIKLETGQERTYLRYYGLLGQRFCMINKIYEEFFDKCFVQQYSMIHRLETNKLRNVAKFLAHLLGIDALPWHCLAYIHLTEEDTTSSSRIFIKTLLQELAEQLGILLLNERLNDPTMQESFDSISPKENPKNSRFAINFFTSIGLGGITESLCEYLKNMPRLVMQHQKSIPNSDESTSNDDSSSSSGSSNSESEANSESSKESPRKKNNSKHDNEYEKTRRKEKGVGI; encoded by the coding sequence agaagtgggggtgtttacattcccccatttaagttggctcaaatgatgaaagatgtggaagacaagagcaatgtggaataccagcgcatgacatgggatgcccttcggaagagtatcaatgggttagtaaacaaggtaaatgcatctaacatcaagaacatcattccagagttgtttgcagagaatctcatccgtgggaggggtctattttgtaggtcttgtatgaaatcccaaatgacatcccctggatttatagatgtttttgctgcgttggttgttgtggtaaatacaaaatttcctaaagttggcaatctgcttttgcgaagaattattttgcagcttaagagggcatacaaacacaATGAAAAGCACATGTTGATAAcaacagccaaattcatagctcatttagtgaatcaacaagttgcacatgagatcattgccttggaacttctcacccttttactagagaaccccacagatgacagtgtagaggttgttgttgggtttgtgaaagaatgtggttctttgttgcaagacctttcacccaaaggtctctatgggatttttgaaagatttagaggtattctccatgagggggaaattaaCAAACGAGTACAGTTTCTAATTGAAGCcctttttgcaattcgcaaagctaagtttaAGGGTCGTCCAGCTGtgcgtccagatcagttaacacatgaagttttcctagaagatgaacttgatcaagaagttggtttggatgttttcaagccagatcctaatttcttagagcatgaggcaacctatgaaaaattgaagaaagatatccttggagatgcttcttcagataaagcagaaggggagaatgattcaggtgatgattcagatgatgatgatgatgatgatgatgaggaaggtgaggaagcactgagaatacaggatgagacagagacaaacttggtcaatttaagatgttcaatttatttgacaatcatgtcaagtgctgattttgaggaagctggtcataagctactaaagatcaagcttgaaactggtcaagagagaacataccttcgttattatggtcttcttgggcaaagattctgtatgatcaataaaatttatgaggaattttttgataagtgttttgtacaacaatattctatgatacacagactggaaacaaataaactgcgtaatgttgcaaagtttttggcccacttacttggcatagatgctcttccatggcattgtcttgcttatatacatctgacagaggaagatactacttcctcttcccgtatttttataaagactctcttgcaggagctggcagagcagcttggtatattgttgcttaatgaaaggttgaatgatccaacaatgcaggagtcttttgattcaatttctccaaaggaaaatcccaaaaattcacgatttgctatcaatttctttacttctattggtcttggtggtatcactgagagtttatgtgagtatttgaagaatatgccaaggcttgtaatgcagcatcAAAAGTCTATTCCTAattcagatgaatctacctctaatgatgattcttctagttcatcaggttcgtcaaATTCTGAGAGTGAAGCTAATAGTGAgagtagtaaggagtcaccaagaaagaaaaataattcaaagcatgacaatgagtatgaaaaaacaagaagaaaagaaaagggagTGGGCATCTaa